A single Biomphalaria glabrata chromosome 2, xgBioGlab47.1, whole genome shotgun sequence DNA region contains:
- the LOC106051219 gene encoding major facilitator superfamily domain-containing protein 6-like translates to MAHGLETINISKASTLTNLFYLFFHGGKAAIMPFLTLFFRLIGLNAFEVGIIIAAKTVTGMIWAPLWSRCATAYNRHRSVIMFSLFMLVATYLSLPALYTQISKPEHCLPQRVTDNASLKQPEYTTDLQSIASTQKTDVLMTTSATTKSPVLENVTTLIIESTSTGSTVFLNTTGVFNLTNSSEAEMDKSPRAVTELILASTTANDLSVFLKRYPSILSHLNLTAEDFKEFNFSYTDLLEFLNIRANYSSDLSEDELGELGQETPSEATSDETIEAIHKRLKRNDWTDLELLKEKFHTIRSSLQTDKLLLFLVILAIVVVGEIFASPVEKLADDSWFDFLNRIDDLERYGQQRFWGSIAFVFVPVIVTVAVDYSPCFLFDQVHHFLIHFFIFAVLMFSAWLVACCYPSPPPANGRNSSKLCKGLNLVCCDGRGFLFSVTLLFTGLVYASYHNFLFWRIQDLGGRETVMGLCVSIAAFAEIPMLILSSHLVKRLGPIWLVSLSLLVLSLRVLFYAFNTEPWAFLPAELSHGLTHTSMWFAILSYEDFNLGLSIDRSLRTILSSFYFGIGFSSGSLISGFIFHSYGSSFLFWSSSALIGGWCILFSLIQKCLPKKQNVKYIKLLKSESDNSDDEEEDWLEMALKDH, encoded by the exons ATGGCTCATGGCTTAGAAACAATCAACATATCAAAGGCATCTACATTAACTAATCTTTTCTACTTGTTTTTCCATGGAGGAAAAGCAGCTATTATGCCCTTTCTGACACTTTTCTTCAGACTCATTGGACTTAACGCTTTTGAAGTTGGTATAATCATAGCAGCCAAAACTGTGACTGGTATGATTTGGGCACCACTATGGTCTCGATGTGCTACTGCCTACAACCGACATCGGTCTGTGATTATGTTTTCTCTGTTCATGTTAGTAGCTACTTATCTGTCATTGCCCGCCTTGTACACACAAATATCCAAGCCAGAGCACTGTCTTCCACAAAGAGTTACTGATAATGCTTCACTGAAACAGCCCGAATATACCACAGATCTACAGTCAATAGCAAGCACACAAAAAACAGATGTCCTCATGACTACATCAGCAACAACAAAATCACCTGTTCTAGAAAATGTAACTACACTTATTATTGAGTCTACTTCTACAGGATCTACTGTTTTCTTGAACACAACCggtgtttttaatttaacaaataGTTCAGAAGCAGAAATGGATAAATCCCCTAGAGCAGTTACAGAACTCATTCTTGCTTCAACCACAGCAAATGACCTGAGTGTGTTTCTGAAGAGGTACCCCAGTATTCTGAGTCATCTTAATCTCACTGCAGAAGACTtcaaagaatttaattttagcTACACTGATTTATTAGAGTTTTTGAACATTAGGGCCAACTACTCTAGTGATTTAAGTGAGGATGAACTGGGGGAACTAGGACAGGAAACACCCTCAGAA gccaCCAGTGATGAAACAATTGAAGCAATTCATAAGCGtcttaaaagaaatgattggacagatctagaactattaaaagaaaaattccaCACCATTCGCTCATCTCTGCAGACAGACAAACTGTTGCTTTTTTTGGTGATCCTAGCAATAGTTGTCGTTGGGGAGATATTTGCCTCTCCAGTCGAGAAACTTGCTGATGATTCCTGGtttgactttttaaatcgaATTGATGACCTTGAGCGTTATGGTCAGCAAAGGTTTTGGGGCTCAATAGCCTTTGTATTTGTTCCTGTTATTGTCACAGTTGCTGTAGATTATTCCCCTTGCTTCCTATTTGATCAGGTACATCACTTTTTGattcatttctttatctttGCTGTCTTAATGTTTTCTGCTTGGTTGGTTGCTTGTTGCTATCCTTCCCCACCTCCTGCTAATGGAAGAAACTCTTCTAAACTCTGCAAAGGTCTGAACCTTGTGTGCTGTGATGGGCGTGGATTTCTGTTCTCAGTCACACTTCTTTTCACCGGACTTGTCTATGCATCCTaccataattttttgttttggagaATTCAGGATCTTGGTGGCAGAGAAACTGTGATGGGCTTGTGTGTAAGCATTGCAGCCTTTGCTGAAATCCCGATGCTGATTCTCAGTAGTCACTTGGTGAAGAGACTGGGGCCAATTTGGCTTGTGTCACTCTCACTGCTAGTGCTGAGTCTCAGAGTTTTATTCTATGCATTCAATACAGAACCTTGGGCATTTCTACCAGCTGAGCTTTCTCATGGCCTCACTCACACATCTATGTGGTTTGCCATCCTAAGCTATGAAGATTTTAACTTGGGCTTGTCCATTGATCGCAGCTTGCGTACCATTTTATCATCATTCTATTTTGGAATCGGTTTTTCATCGGGCAGTCTTATTTCAGGCTTTATTTTTCACTCTTATGGGTCCAGTTTTCTGTTTTGGAGCAGTAGTGCTCTGATTGGTGGTTGGTGCATTCTCTTCTCTTTAATACAAAAATGTCTGCCTAAAAAGCAAAATGTGAAATACATCAAGTTATTGAAGAGTGAATCTGATAACTCTGACGATGAAGAGGAAGATTGGCTTGAAATGGCACTCAAGGATCACTGA